One genomic region from Thermoleptolyngbya sichuanensis A183 encodes:
- a CDS encoding Zn-dependent hydrolase: MVVLSKQLAVNGDRLMQSIDRLAKIGRQPNGDICRLAFSPEDLQARYLVQQWMIEAGMTVRTDAAGNLIGRYEGTDPNAPALATGSHIDTVPSGGPFDGALGVLGGIEVVRTLKENGLRLRHPIEVIVFTDEESSMIGGQAIAGTVLLDQPERYLPKIDQPIESCLEKIGGDWSQLPSARRTRADIAAFVELHVEQGCVLERKGQAIGVVQGVVGMQRHLITIHGQPNHAGTTPMDMRQDALIAAAKVILSVQAIALEQPSQPVATVGYLTVAPNAMNIVPGTVELSVDMRDLSQVVLEQMLEKLKQTLCEIAIATHTRIDIAPVLTVEPTLASLNVQAAIEAVSQDLNLSYLYMPSRAGHDAMEMGRFTDMGMIFVPSQEGLSHSGMEYTSPEQCTQGADVLLHTLIKLDPIYA; the protein is encoded by the coding sequence ATGGTAGTTCTTTCTAAACAGCTTGCAGTCAATGGCGATCGCCTCATGCAGTCCATTGATCGACTGGCCAAAATCGGACGGCAGCCCAACGGCGACATCTGCCGCCTGGCCTTCTCGCCAGAAGATTTGCAGGCCCGCTATCTGGTGCAGCAGTGGATGATCGAGGCTGGTATGACCGTGCGGACGGACGCTGCCGGAAACCTGATCGGCCGCTACGAGGGCACCGACCCCAACGCACCCGCCCTGGCCACGGGTTCCCACATCGACACCGTGCCCTCTGGCGGCCCGTTTGATGGTGCGCTGGGCGTGCTGGGCGGCATTGAAGTCGTGCGGACGCTGAAGGAGAACGGCCTGCGGCTGCGGCATCCCATTGAGGTCATTGTATTTACCGATGAGGAGAGCAGCATGATCGGCGGGCAGGCGATCGCCGGGACGGTGTTGCTAGATCAGCCAGAGCGCTATTTGCCCAAGATCGACCAGCCGATTGAGTCGTGCCTAGAGAAAATTGGCGGCGACTGGAGCCAACTGCCCAGCGCCCGCCGCACCCGCGCCGACATTGCCGCCTTTGTGGAACTGCATGTGGAGCAGGGCTGCGTGCTGGAGCGCAAGGGCCAGGCGATTGGCGTGGTGCAGGGCGTAGTGGGGATGCAGCGGCATCTGATCACGATTCATGGCCAGCCCAACCATGCAGGCACCACCCCCATGGACATGCGCCAAGACGCGCTGATTGCCGCCGCAAAGGTCATTCTGTCGGTGCAGGCGATCGCTCTAGAGCAGCCCAGCCAGCCCGTCGCCACTGTCGGCTATCTCACCGTCGCCCCCAACGCGATGAACATTGTGCCGGGAACCGTAGAACTGTCGGTCGATATGCGCGACCTGTCGCAGGTGGTGCTAGAACAAATGCTGGAGAAGCTGAAGCAGACCCTGTGCGAGATTGCGATCGCCACCCACACCCGCATCGACATCGCGCCCGTCCTTACGGTGGAGCCGACGCTGGCCTCTCTCAATGTCCAGGCAGCGATTGAAGCCGTCTCGCAAGACCTTAACCTGAGCTACCTCTACATGCCCAGCCGCGCCGGCCACGACGCAATGGAGATGGGCCGCTTTACCGACATGGGCATGATCTTCGTGCCCAGCCAAGAGGGACTCAGCCACTCCGGCATGGAATACACCTCGCCAGAGCAATGCACCCAGGGCGCGGACGTGCTGCTGCATACGCTGATCAAGCTCGACCCGATCTATGCCTAA
- a CDS encoding WecB/TagA/CpsF family glycosyltransferase: protein MPDVIDALPDNLQPAMADVLGLPIHLLPDYGDWLLAQLAQGNRGVHVVTLNAEMAMQAEQNDALAAVIRQAELVIPDGAGVVLYLRLRGYRVNRCPGIELSECVIRASADPALPGAPYSLFFFGGAPGVADEAARVWQENVPGLAIAGVQHGYLPPEEQAPLLERLRELQPRLILVGLGVPRQEFWIAQHRHVCPNAIWIGVGGSFDIWSGTKTRAPGWLRNNNLEWVYRLYQEPWRWRRMLALPQFAWRAVVYRG, encoded by the coding sequence ATGCCTGACGTAATCGACGCGCTGCCAGACAATCTGCAACCTGCAATGGCAGACGTGCTGGGGCTGCCGATTCACCTGCTGCCGGACTATGGCGACTGGCTGCTGGCGCAACTCGCACAGGGCAATCGCGGCGTGCATGTGGTCACGCTAAATGCCGAAATGGCCATGCAGGCAGAGCAAAACGACGCGCTGGCAGCAGTAATCCGGCAAGCAGAATTGGTGATTCCCGATGGTGCAGGCGTGGTGCTGTATCTGCGCTTGCGGGGATATCGCGTCAACCGCTGTCCGGGCATTGAGCTATCGGAGTGCGTGATTCGAGCGTCTGCCGACCCAGCCTTGCCCGGCGCGCCCTACTCGCTATTTTTCTTTGGCGGTGCGCCTGGGGTCGCAGATGAAGCGGCGCGGGTGTGGCAAGAAAACGTGCCAGGACTGGCGATCGCCGGGGTGCAGCACGGCTACCTCCCGCCCGAAGAGCAAGCCCCGCTGCTGGAACGGCTCCGAGAACTCCAGCCGCGCCTAATTTTGGTGGGGTTGGGGGTTCCTCGACAAGAATTTTGGATTGCCCAACACCGCCATGTTTGCCCCAATGCAATTTGGATCGGCGTGGGCGGCAGCTTCGATATCTGGTCGGGCACCAAAACCCGCGCCCCGGGCTGGCTCCGCAACAACAACCTAGAGTGGGTCTATCGACTCTATCAAGAACCGTGGCGCTGGCGACGAATGCTGGCGCTGCCGCAGTTTGCATGGCGGGCAGTGGTGTATAGAGGGTGA
- a CDS encoding pilus assembly FimT family protein, with translation MKALTRFGAESLPLRFERDVAMGFTLIEKIAVVAIVAVLMAIAAPSWITFFSARSLNAAQDEIFQTMRLAQFRAEQTRSTWQVSLRTDSYGFVQVAAHPINTPIEQILWRDLDPSIQLHPTEMTLYQTGGLYRVQFNHQGRVLGQLGRVTLIRQNNLQMKRCVTVSTLIGVVRKGCPQP, from the coding sequence ATGAAAGCTTTAACTCGTTTTGGGGCAGAGTCTTTGCCCCTCCGGTTCGAGCGCGACGTGGCGATGGGGTTTACGCTGATCGAGAAAATTGCGGTCGTGGCGATCGTTGCGGTTCTGATGGCGATCGCCGCCCCTAGCTGGATTACTTTCTTTAGCGCCCGCAGTCTCAACGCAGCCCAGGATGAAATCTTTCAAACCATGCGGCTGGCCCAGTTTCGGGCAGAGCAGACCCGTTCCACCTGGCAGGTCAGCCTGCGGACAGACTCCTACGGCTTTGTGCAAGTTGCTGCCCATCCGATCAACACCCCCATTGAACAGATTTTGTGGCGCGACCTCGACCCCAGTATTCAGCTTCATCCCACAGAAATGACGCTGTATCAAACGGGTGGGTTGTATCGCGTTCAGTTTAATCATCAGGGTCGAGTCCTTGGGCAATTGGGGCGGGTGACGCTGATCCGGCAGAACAACCTCCAGATGAAACGATGCGTTACGGTATCTACATTGATCGGAGTCGTTCGCAAAGGTTGCCCCCAGCCATAG
- a CDS encoding glycosyltransferase family 2 protein: protein MSPRISAIICTHNRAGYLAGAIASLLRQEFREPYEVLVVDNASTDDTRTIVEPFLQDSRLRYVPEPTLGLSVARNTGATHAAAPLLAYLDDDAIASPQWLRVLSEAFQADENLAIAGGRVLLDWEGRLPPRWLSANLASSLGAYDLGNAPVKIQQPGQTPRGVNYALRRDFWESVGGFSEQLGRVGNTLLSNEELHLTELALRQGRTVQYLPDAEVTHRVAPERRHQGWFLERSWWQGVSEYQRERLTGKAGLGQVRRGGDRLLRGLYHSLRYGNDPALRFDNLVYAYGQLSYLGLALRHLVWR, encoded by the coding sequence ATGTCGCCGCGTATTTCTGCCATTATCTGTACGCATAATCGGGCTGGTTATTTGGCTGGGGCGATCGCCAGTCTGCTGCGTCAGGAGTTCAGAGAACCCTACGAGGTTTTGGTGGTAGACAACGCCTCCACCGATGACACGCGGACTATAGTGGAGCCGTTTTTGCAGGATTCTCGGCTGCGCTATGTGCCAGAGCCGACGCTGGGGCTATCCGTCGCCCGCAACACTGGAGCCACCCACGCCGCCGCGCCCCTGCTGGCCTATTTGGATGACGATGCGATCGCCTCTCCACAATGGCTGCGAGTGCTGTCCGAAGCGTTTCAGGCAGACGAGAACCTGGCGATCGCAGGCGGGCGCGTCTTGCTGGATTGGGAAGGGCGGCTGCCCCCCCGCTGGCTTTCGGCAAACCTGGCCAGCAGCCTCGGCGCATACGACCTGGGCAATGCGCCAGTCAAGATTCAGCAGCCGGGGCAAACGCCACGCGGCGTGAACTATGCCCTCCGGCGCGACTTTTGGGAATCAGTCGGCGGCTTTTCGGAGCAGCTTGGGCGCGTGGGCAACACGCTCCTATCCAACGAAGAACTGCACCTGACAGAACTGGCGCTGCGTCAGGGCAGAACGGTTCAATACTTGCCCGATGCCGAAGTTACTCACCGGGTCGCGCCCGAACGCCGCCACCAGGGGTGGTTTCTGGAACGAAGCTGGTGGCAGGGCGTGAGCGAATATCAGCGGGAACGCCTGACCGGAAAAGCCGGACTGGGGCAGGTGCGGCGGGGGGGCGATCGCCTCCTGCGGGGACTATACCACTCGCTGCGATACGGCAATGACCCCGCCCTGCGGTTCGATAATTTGGTCTACGCTTACGGACAACTGAGCTATCTGGGGCTAGCACTCCGACACTTAGTCTGGCGCTAG
- a CDS encoding ABC transporter permease, with amino-acid sequence MDTGAMDTGAIDTGAIAPRQTQRRPWALGLWAMLVFGFLYLPIGVLVLMSFNNSRILSLPFQGFTLRWYRMALEDAAMRVALGNSIRVAAVATVLASIFALLAAFAIYRYQFWGKNAFRIALNLPILLPGIVTGVAMLAYFSDLGLPLSLWTVILGHAIFGLPVALGPMLTRLGQFPRSLEEAAYDLGATPVQVFRDVLFPYLRSAVVAGALLAFTLSFDEVVVTIFLTGRDNTLPMEIWGRLRTNITPEIAAIATLILTVSTVLVLLSQQAQRDG; translated from the coding sequence ATGGATACTGGAGCAATGGATACCGGGGCGATAGATACCGGGGCGATCGCCCCCCGCCAAACGCAGCGCCGCCCTTGGGCCTTGGGGCTGTGGGCAATGCTAGTGTTTGGCTTTTTGTACTTGCCCATCGGCGTGCTGGTGCTGATGAGCTTCAACAACTCGCGCATCCTATCGCTGCCGTTTCAGGGCTTTACCCTGCGCTGGTATCGCATGGCCCTGGAAGATGCAGCGATGCGCGTGGCGCTGGGCAACTCGATTCGGGTGGCGGCGGTGGCGACGGTGCTGGCATCTATCTTTGCGCTGCTGGCGGCCTTTGCCATCTATCGCTACCAGTTTTGGGGCAAAAACGCCTTTCGCATCGCGCTGAATCTGCCCATCTTGCTGCCGGGAATCGTGACGGGTGTGGCAATGCTGGCCTATTTCTCGGATCTCGGCCTGCCGCTGTCGCTGTGGACCGTGATTTTGGGACATGCCATCTTTGGGCTGCCTGTAGCGTTGGGGCCGATGCTAACGCGCCTGGGCCAGTTTCCCCGCAGCCTGGAAGAAGCCGCCTACGACCTGGGAGCCACGCCCGTTCAGGTGTTTCGAGACGTGCTATTTCCCTACCTTCGCAGCGCTGTGGTTGCCGGAGCCTTGCTCGCCTTCACGCTATCCTTTGATGAAGTCGTCGTCACCATTTTCCTCACCGGCCGCGACAACACCCTGCCGATGGAGATTTGGGGTCGCCTCCGCACCAACATCACGCCAGAAATTGCGGCGATCGCCACACTGATCCTCACGGTGAGTACCGTCCTGGTGCTGCTGAGTCAACAAGCGCAGCGGGACGGGTGA
- a CDS encoding ABC transporter ATP-binding protein, whose protein sequence is MPSQPIVSLDRVSKIYGSGQKEVYAVKDVTLAVQPGEFFSLLGSSGSGKTTTLRLIGGFEIPEYGQVCLGGEDVTTLPPYRRAVHTVFQSYALFPHMTVAENIAYPLQIASVARAEAEPRVAEAMRMFRIEGLGDRRPSQLSGGQQQRVALARALISRPKVLLLDEPLSALDAKIREEVRQELRELQRETGLTFIYVTHDQEEALALSDRIAVMHSGQVQQLGSPKDIYNRPASHFVAQFIGKANFLQGMVQAIEGDQAAIALNGFPLRALVTGTGLTVGDAATIMLRPERVRLVATDAPGAIAATIRQVTYIGQVWECRLDTPLGPLMATQLGGQVAPAEGDACGVVWEEGACIVLPH, encoded by the coding sequence ATGCCTTCCCAACCCATTGTGTCTCTCGATCGCGTCAGCAAAATCTACGGCAGTGGACAAAAGGAAGTCTACGCGGTGAAAGACGTGACGCTGGCGGTGCAGCCGGGGGAGTTTTTTTCGCTGCTGGGGTCGAGCGGGTCGGGCAAAACGACAACGCTGCGGCTGATTGGCGGGTTCGAGATTCCGGAGTATGGGCAGGTTTGCCTCGGTGGCGAGGACGTGACCACCCTGCCGCCCTACCGACGGGCCGTGCATACGGTGTTTCAGAGCTATGCGCTGTTTCCCCACATGACGGTGGCGGAGAATATTGCCTATCCGCTGCAAATTGCAAGCGTGGCGCGGGCGGAGGCAGAACCGCGAGTGGCAGAGGCGATGCGGATGTTTCGGATTGAGGGGCTGGGCGATCGCCGTCCGTCGCAGCTTTCGGGCGGGCAACAGCAGCGGGTGGCGCTGGCGCGGGCGCTGATTAGCCGGCCCAAGGTGCTGCTGCTAGATGAGCCGCTGTCGGCGCTGGATGCCAAGATCCGAGAGGAGGTGCGGCAAGAACTGCGGGAGCTTCAGCGCGAGACGGGGCTGACGTTTATCTACGTGACGCATGACCAGGAAGAGGCGCTGGCCCTGAGCGATCGCATCGCCGTGATGCACAGCGGCCAGGTGCAGCAGTTGGGCAGCCCAAAGGACATTTACAATCGACCCGCCTCGCATTTTGTGGCGCAGTTCATTGGCAAGGCAAATTTTCTGCAAGGCATGGTGCAGGCGATCGAGGGCGACCAAGCGGCGATCGCCCTCAATGGCTTTCCGCTTCGAGCGCTGGTCACCGGAACCGGGCTGACCGTGGGCGATGCGGCGACTATCATGCTGCGGCCAGAGCGGGTGCGACTGGTGGCGACGGATGCACCGGGGGCGATCGCCGCGACGATTCGCCAGGTCACCTACATCGGCCAGGTCTGGGAATGCAGGCTAGACACGCCGCTGGGGCCCCTGATGGCGACGCAGCTTGGAGGACAAGTCGCCCCGGCTGAGGGCGATGCCTGTGGGGTGGTTTGGGAAGAGGGCGCGTGCATTGTGCTGCCACATTAG
- a CDS encoding sensor histidine kinase, with the protein MPFDVQPFWALFDESLDGVVAIDATGCVVGCNASACGLLGRSREMLVGQPAANVLPASLCLDLQRSQASRQASTEPLQGKLDLFAEDGTARQVAYGIASHALPDLSLVTLREVGHAGANFPENCQQIEELLRQQAQRERVLRDITQRIRQSLSVETILSTAVEEVRRVLRVDRALIFRLISAEAGVVIQESVNPAYPLTLEMKLEDRCFGGSCRAFYQQHKTRLVPDVYQDAWAGCLADYMQQFRVKSKMVAAILQRRSLQSPDQTTNGGNAAEGVGDAGNVPEMPMLWGLLIVHSCETHRQWQTSEADLLQHIADQLAIALQQAELYNQVRQLNLNLEDKVQQRTAELERSLNYEAMLRRISDRLRDSLDEHQILQTAVQELAEQLHLSSCEVGFFSDDDKTYQIAYEFPIHLPPVRGLEFRCEDHHDLQACIDAQSYTHICGQHPLADWVGLFRCPIADEQGNLGILTLVCPAERVFTEQDIRLAEQVAIQCAIAIRQARLFQAAQAQVTELERLNQLKDDFLNTVSHELRTPLSNISMATQMLEITLRDMTNSVTEPLAVQLLQHAAPFVQILKEESLRETSLINDLLELARVDSETEPLLWTTVNLRDILPHIAEPFLQYVHNQQQHLEIQVPNDLKPLTTDLSYLERILSELLHNACKYTPAGGEIQVRIEQDIEDIKAEQTGGGAEAISVPRQLRICVTNTGVEIPAEERDRIFEKFYRIPNNDPWKYGGTGLGLALARKLAVLIGGQLSVKSASGQTTFVLALPLAGQPHDVITAIRDTHANA; encoded by the coding sequence ATGCCATTTGATGTTCAGCCCTTTTGGGCCCTGTTTGATGAGTCTCTAGACGGGGTTGTGGCGATTGATGCCACGGGCTGTGTCGTGGGCTGCAATGCATCGGCTTGCGGGCTGTTGGGGCGATCGCGCGAGATGTTGGTCGGGCAACCTGCTGCAAACGTGCTGCCTGCCTCTCTATGCCTCGATTTGCAGCGGAGTCAAGCGTCCCGACAGGCTTCGACGGAACCGCTCCAGGGCAAGCTGGATCTGTTTGCCGAAGACGGCACCGCTCGACAGGTGGCCTACGGAATCGCAAGTCATGCGCTGCCCGACCTAAGCTTGGTCACACTGCGCGAAGTCGGTCACGCCGGGGCGAATTTTCCTGAAAACTGCCAGCAGATAGAGGAACTGCTGCGCCAGCAAGCCCAGCGCGAACGCGTCCTGCGGGACATTACTCAGCGCATCCGCCAATCGCTGAGTGTGGAAACGATCTTGTCTACGGCCGTAGAGGAGGTGCGGCGGGTGCTACGGGTTGATCGAGCGCTGATCTTTCGGCTGATCAGCGCTGAAGCGGGCGTAGTGATCCAGGAATCGGTAAATCCGGCCTATCCGCTGACCCTAGAGATGAAGCTGGAAGATCGGTGCTTTGGGGGCAGTTGTCGTGCCTTTTATCAGCAGCACAAGACGCGGTTGGTTCCCGATGTGTATCAGGATGCCTGGGCTGGGTGTCTGGCGGACTATATGCAGCAGTTTCGCGTCAAGTCCAAAATGGTGGCGGCGATTTTGCAGCGCCGCTCTCTCCAGTCCCCAGATCAGACAACCAATGGTGGAAATGCGGCTGAGGGTGTTGGCGATGCAGGCAATGTTCCAGAGATGCCCATGCTCTGGGGGCTGCTGATTGTGCATAGCTGCGAGACGCATCGCCAGTGGCAGACCAGCGAGGCAGATCTGCTCCAGCATATTGCTGATCAGTTGGCGATCGCCCTCCAGCAGGCAGAACTTTATAACCAGGTGCGGCAGCTAAACCTGAACCTGGAAGACAAGGTGCAGCAGCGCACGGCAGAACTGGAGCGATCGCTCAACTATGAAGCCATGCTGCGCCGCATTAGCGATCGCCTGCGCGACAGCCTCGACGAGCATCAGATTTTGCAAACGGCGGTGCAAGAACTCGCCGAGCAACTTCATCTGTCTAGCTGTGAAGTCGGCTTCTTTAGTGATGATGATAAAACCTATCAGATCGCCTACGAGTTTCCGATTCATTTGCCCCCGGTTCGAGGTCTAGAGTTTCGCTGCGAAGACCATCACGACCTACAGGCTTGCATCGATGCCCAATCCTATACCCATATCTGCGGCCAGCACCCGCTGGCGGACTGGGTCGGCCTGTTTCGCTGCCCCATTGCCGATGAGCAGGGCAACCTGGGCATTTTGACGCTGGTGTGTCCGGCGGAGCGTGTGTTTACGGAGCAAGACATCCGTCTGGCAGAACAGGTCGCCATTCAGTGTGCGATCGCCATTCGTCAGGCCCGTCTGTTTCAGGCTGCCCAAGCTCAGGTCACCGAGCTAGAACGCCTCAACCAGCTTAAGGACGACTTTCTCAATACGGTGTCTCATGAGCTGCGAACGCCCTTGTCGAATATCTCGATGGCGACGCAGATGCTCGAAATCACCTTGCGCGACATGACCAACAGCGTGACCGAGCCGCTAGCCGTGCAACTGCTCCAACACGCCGCCCCCTTTGTGCAAATTCTGAAAGAAGAAAGCCTCCGGGAGACTAGTTTAATTAACGATCTGCTTGAACTGGCCCGCGTAGACTCAGAAACGGAGCCGCTTCTGTGGACGACGGTAAACCTGCGGGATATTCTGCCTCACATTGCGGAGCCATTTCTGCAATATGTCCACAACCAGCAGCAACACCTGGAAATTCAGGTTCCAAACGACCTGAAGCCATTGACCACCGACCTCAGCTACCTAGAGCGCATTCTTTCGGAACTGCTGCACAATGCCTGCAAGTACACGCCTGCGGGCGGCGAGATTCAAGTCCGCATCGAACAGGATATTGAGGATATTAAAGCTGAACAGACTGGGGGCGGGGCTGAAGCGATATCGGTTCCCAGGCAACTGCGGATTTGCGTGACGAATACGGGGGTAGAAATTCCTGCCGAGGAGCGCGATCGCATCTTTGAAAAGTTCTATCGCATTCCCAACAACGACCCCTGGAAATATGGCGGCACGGGGCTGGGCCTGGCGCTGGCTCGAAAACTGGCTGTTCTCATCGGCGGACAGTTGTCGGTCAAGAGCGCCTCGGGGCAGACGACTTTTGTGCTAGCGTTACCGCTGGCTGGGCAGCCCCACGATGTCATCACCGCTATCCGCGACACCCACGCCAACGCATAA
- a CDS encoding PEP-CTERM sorting domain-containing protein codes for MSIALGQNGVFIANLTGAEPDEKSGNWTISGVKATYLTEGDTYDPLMKTATFGGKTSLKGSEVPGEIPNTENAFSYFDDDLGNWTNQRAFTNTAIALFGSTSTMATGTSLESDPTYGVALTKGLGAEGFSGVDGLGQTRVSFKDLDVAIAPTPEPSSLLGLVGAGVLGVGLRRKRQQ; via the coding sequence ATGTCAATTGCACTGGGTCAGAATGGCGTGTTCATTGCTAACCTGACTGGCGCGGAGCCGGATGAGAAGAGCGGCAACTGGACGATTTCTGGCGTAAAAGCCACCTACCTAACTGAAGGCGACACCTACGACCCGCTGATGAAAACGGCAACCTTTGGCGGCAAAACCTCGCTCAAGGGCAGCGAGGTTCCGGGCGAAATTCCCAACACGGAAAACGCCTTTAGCTATTTTGACGACGATCTGGGCAACTGGACCAACCAGCGAGCCTTTACCAACACGGCGATCGCCCTGTTTGGCAGCACCAGCACCATGGCCACGGGCACCAGCCTAGAATCCGACCCGACCTACGGCGTTGCCCTAACCAAGGGGCTGGGAGCGGAGGGCTTCTCTGGAGTCGATGGACTGGGGCAGACTCGCGTGTCCTTTAAGGATCTGGACGTGGCGATCGCCCCTACTCCTGAACCCTCCAGCCTGCTGGGGCTGGTCGGCGCAGGCGTGTTGGGGGTTGGCCTGCGCCGCAAGCGACAGCAATAG
- a CDS encoding purple acid phosphatase family protein, whose protein sequence is MARHRTPSVPRWRFVSKSLPKWLIALGLALLFLFFSATVAYSAYKAHRRRPPDQVHLAWIKDPATTMTIVWRTYRGYTPSYVQYRPKGTEAWQEWVGVHRPSGTGGTLHEVTLEDLSPNTEYEYRVKGDYWSVWSDPYTFRTAPAGGASEFDVVYVADTGLVGRKDGLSTGTQQIIDEIAKLNPLLVLGGGDYAYYDGDKRYRPLDRAIDAWFNQMMPVASKAALMPTYGNHEAMLQESVDLWSQRFPTPAGFDHNLNYSFDVGNVHFISLFTIFEEQGVSNGTLKWLEEDIQAAQAAGKRWIIPFTHVSAFAEGKSHPSNLALRAQLGPLLEKYGVKLIVSSHDQAYERTYPLVNVPQSITATSTSKSCYTLEDGVTWLKVSPGGKESNKSGSFSIFQSDTAPPWTAYRNNTMHVFTQLHFTPDQRLQVKTYGLKGDGKPPVVLDAFEYTTGRCGA, encoded by the coding sequence ATGGCTCGTCATCGAACTCCATCGGTTCCACGCTGGCGGTTTGTCAGCAAGTCCCTTCCCAAATGGCTCATTGCGCTGGGGCTGGCGCTGCTGTTTCTCTTCTTCAGCGCAACGGTTGCCTACTCTGCCTACAAAGCACACCGCCGTCGCCCACCTGATCAGGTGCATCTCGCTTGGATTAAAGATCCAGCGACGACCATGACCATCGTTTGGCGCACCTACCGGGGCTACACCCCCTCCTACGTGCAATATCGTCCAAAGGGCACTGAGGCATGGCAAGAGTGGGTAGGAGTCCACCGTCCTTCTGGCACAGGGGGCACGTTGCACGAAGTTACCCTTGAAGACCTTTCCCCCAACACCGAATACGAATACCGAGTGAAAGGTGACTACTGGTCAGTCTGGAGCGACCCCTACACGTTCCGAACCGCTCCAGCGGGGGGCGCAAGTGAGTTTGACGTAGTATACGTTGCCGACACGGGGCTGGTGGGGCGCAAAGACGGACTCTCGACCGGAACCCAGCAGATTATCGACGAAATTGCCAAGCTGAATCCTTTGCTTGTGCTGGGTGGCGGTGATTACGCCTACTACGATGGCGACAAACGCTATCGGCCGCTCGATCGGGCGATCGATGCCTGGTTTAACCAAATGATGCCTGTGGCCAGCAAAGCAGCGCTGATGCCAACCTATGGCAATCACGAAGCCATGTTGCAGGAAAGCGTCGATCTTTGGTCGCAGCGCTTTCCCACGCCCGCTGGGTTTGACCACAACCTCAACTACTCTTTTGATGTGGGCAACGTCCACTTTATCTCTCTGTTCACGATTTTTGAGGAGCAGGGCGTTTCCAACGGAACCCTGAAGTGGCTGGAGGAAGACATTCAGGCCGCGCAAGCCGCGGGCAAACGGTGGATTATTCCGTTTACCCATGTGTCGGCCTTTGCCGAGGGCAAGAGCCACCCATCCAACCTGGCGCTGCGGGCGCAGCTTGGGCCACTGCTGGAAAAGTACGGCGTGAAGCTGATTGTCTCTTCCCATGACCAGGCCTATGAGCGAACCTACCCGCTGGTCAATGTGCCCCAGTCCATCACCGCAACCTCTACTTCCAAATCTTGCTACACCCTGGAAGATGGCGTGACTTGGCTAAAGGTCAGTCCTGGAGGCAAAGAGAGCAACAAGAGCGGTTCGTTTTCAATCTTTCAAAGCGACACTGCGCCCCCCTGGACTGCCTACCGCAACAACACGATGCATGTGTTTACGCAGCTTCACTTTACGCCGGATCAGCGATTGCAGGTCAAGACTTACGGCTTGAAAGGCGATGGAAAGCCGCCCGTGGTGCTGGATGCGTTTGAGTACACGACGGGGCGCTGTGGCGCGTGA